The uncultured Desulfatiglans sp. DNA window ATTCATCAGGCTGATCACCCCGAATTATCCTATCGTGATGGGCAGGCCCCCATAGTACATTTGGAGGCGGATCTCCTCCAAACTGTGGCTTGGGCCAAGGAGGGGGGACGCTCATGGGCGTTCACCCTTTCGAATGCCGGAGCCCACTACTTCGAGGATCGTTGCGACCTCTCCCACTTGGACGAAATTGATTGGGCAGCGGTGCAGGCTAGGGATTGGCGCCAGTGTAAAGAAGGTAAGCAAGCAGAATTCTTAATTGAACGGCAATTTCCATGGGAATTGGTCAATCGCATCGGCGTAATATCACGGCCCGTACGTGATCAAACCCTCAGAATCCTTCAAACGGCAGATTACAAACCTCGTGTAGATGTGAAGCCTGAATGGTATTATTAAGAGAGTGGAGAGCTATATGATCGTATACAAGACAGGCGACATACTCAGTGAGGACGTCGAGGCACTGGTCAATACGGTTAACTGCGTGGGCATCATGGGCCGTGGCATAGCCCTTCAGTTTAAAAACGCTTACCCGGATAATTTCAGGGCATACGCTGCGGCTTGCAAAAGGAAGGAAGTGCAGCCTGGAAAGATGTTTGTCTTTGAAACCGGGCGACTGGTGCACCCGCGTTATCTCATCAATTTCCCAACCAAGCGTCACTGGAGAGGCAAGAGCCGGATGGAGGATATCGAGAGCGGCCTTGTTGCTTTAGTGGAGGTGATCCGATCAAGGGACATTCGGTCCATCGCCATCCCGCCTCTAGGAAGCGGATTAGGCGGTTTGTGCTGGTCAGAGGTCCGTCCGCGTATCGAAGCGGCTTTAGGAGAGTTCAAAGAGCTTAAGGCGGTCATTTTCGAACCACGTGACGCATCGATTAACACGGAGATCAACCATTCAAAGAGTGTACCTAAAATGACGTCAGGCAGGGCTGCCTTGGTAGGATTGATGTCCCGCTATCTAAACGGGTTGCTGGACCCTTTTATAACCTTGCTCGAAGTACACAAGCTCATATATTTTATGCAAGAGGCTGGAGAACCGTTGAAGCTTCGCTTCACGAAAAGCCATTATGGGCCGTATGCCGAAAACCTCAGGCACGTATTGAACGCCGTCGAAGGACATTTGGTTTCCGGCTACGCCGATGGAGGAGACGAACCTAACAAGCATTTAGAGCTGATACCCGGCGCAATCGAAGACGCACTAGCATTCCTTAGAGATGCAGCAGAAACCAAGGCACGATTTGATAAAGTAACAGAACTGGTCGAAGGATTCGAATCACCATTCGGTCTCGAGTTATTATCTTCGGTTCACTGGGTTATTAGCAGGGAGAAGGTTCAAACCGAGGATGACGTTGTGACACGAACATATGAATGGAATGATCGGAAAAGGCAATTCACAAGACGTCAGATTGCGCTTGCCGTGGACGTGTTATCCAGGAAAAACTGGATTAAGAACTTCGCTGATCAGACGATTTGTCAGTGACATGCGCTTCTATGAACCGGTTCTTATCCGATCTTCCATGCGGTTATAACGGTTTTGGACCTCCTTCCTTCCCTTCCGAAGCTACCGGGGACTGCCAGTTTTTCTTTTTTCCGCCCTGCAGCAGGAAAACCACCACTTCCTACGGCTCGAAAATCGAGGCGAGGGCGGTCTGCACGACGCGCGTTTCCTTGCTCCGCCGGCCACACACTTACACGCCGGCCTGGCAAACGCTCGTTCCAAGAAAGCCGATCATCCTCTTACCCGACCTATCACCCTCCTCACGAGCTATAAACTACAAACGCCACCCACCAGCCTGAGGGCCAGCCGCGACCACAACTCGAACCGATCCAGGTCCATTTCCCGGGTCTTCAGCCAGCTGAAGGAGTCGAGTTCCCTGTCCGCGCGCACCTGGTCCGCTGCGCTCAGCCGCAGCCGGTACACC harbors:
- a CDS encoding conserved hypothetical protein (Evidence 4 : Unknown function but conserved in other organisms); the protein is MVFTSKPRGMTVDKNMPIPGDIKIYHIVHIDRLPSIILDGCLWCDAEIIRRSAPGTRIGMMNIKKRRLEELKLTSRPQLYVGQCVPFYFCPRSVMLYIIHQADHPELSYRDGQAPIVHLEADLLQTVAWAKEGGRSWAFTLSNAGAHYFEDRCDLSHLDEIDWAAVQARDWRQCKEGKQAEFLIERQFPWELVNRIGVISRPVRDQTLRILQTADYKPRVDVKPEWYY
- a CDS encoding Appr-1-p processing domain protein, whose translation is MIVYKTGDILSEDVEALVNTVNCVGIMGRGIALQFKNAYPDNFRAYAAACKRKEVQPGKMFVFETGRLVHPRYLINFPTKRHWRGKSRMEDIESGLVALVEVIRSRDIRSIAIPPLGSGLGGLCWSEVRPRIEAALGEFKELKAVIFEPRDASINTEINHSKSVPKMTSGRAALVGLMSRYLNGLLDPFITLLEVHKLIYFMQEAGEPLKLRFTKSHYGPYAENLRHVLNAVEGHLVSGYADGGDEPNKHLELIPGAIEDALAFLRDAAETKARFDKVTELVEGFESPFGLELLSSVHWVISREKVQTEDDVVTRTYEWNDRKRQFTRRQIALAVDVLSRKNWIKNFADQTICQ